The DNA window GCTTTTCCTGCTCAGCTTGTTTTCCAAAGGTAGCACTGAAAGTTGATGCTCTGGCGAATGCTTGGCGGAGTCTCCAGCAAGATTTGGCGGCGCTTGCCCAAACGTGTACGGCGCTGGGGCGTGCTGTTGACCGAAGCGCGCTTCACCGTCACGACCGGCGCGGTGATCACCGATGAGCAAGGCCGCGTCTTGTTGTTACAACATCGCTTTCGTCCTGGCAGCGGCTGGGGCATTCCGGGCGGCTTCCTGCAACCGGGCGAACAGCCAGCGGCCGGGTTGCGGCGCGAGTTGCGCGAAGAAGTCGGAGTTGAGATTGAGCAGGCAGAAGTTGCCTTCATTCACACGCTCGAAAGGATTCAGCAGGTCGAGATCATTTTTCGCTGCCGCGTGCAAGGTGACGCTGCGCCGCGCGCAGTGGAAATCCAACAAGCCGCCTGGTTCGCGCTGGCTGAATTGCCAGCGGGCTTGAGCGCCGACCAGCGCGGTTTGATCGCGCGGGCATTGCAACGGGCGAGCGTTGAAGTAGTTTGCGCCCGTTCATTTCCATCCAACAAGGTAATACTGGCAACCAAGCAACACTCAACAGAGGCAAGCCGATGAAACTTTTGGGCGTGATGATTTTGTTGCTGCTGGCGGGCGGTCTCTCGCTTTCCCCTGGCAGCCTGGCGCAAGAGCAAGGCCCCAAGTGGCCGATGTTTCGCAAACATCTGATTGACGCGGGCGCGAACGAATCCGCCGCTGTCGCCGACATCAATCACGACGGGCGGCTGGACATCGTCAGCGGCGAAAACTGG is part of the Acidobacteriota bacterium genome and encodes:
- a CDS encoding NUDIX domain-containing protein, which encodes MLWRMLGGVSSKIWRRLPKRVRRWGVLLTEARFTVTTGAVITDEQGRVLLLQHRFRPGSGWGIPGGFLQPGEQPAAGLRRELREEVGVEIEQAEVAFIHTLERIQQVEIIFRCRVQGDAAPRAVEIQQAAWFALAELPAGLSADQRGLIARALQRASVEVVCARSFPSNKVILATKQHSTEASR